A genomic region of Eucalyptus grandis isolate ANBG69807.140 chromosome 5, ASM1654582v1, whole genome shotgun sequence contains the following coding sequences:
- the LOC104446872 gene encoding receptor-like protein 13, producing MGHGSLRCLEEERNALLKIKVAFNYPNGSSFPSWRDGDSDCCGWEGVKCDATTSRMTELYLNGLCRLRKLEELDISDNGFGGLLPSCLCNMTSLRALDVRNNNFSGAIPPSLLSNLKSLEYIVFSGNAFEGSLSLASLANNSNLAVFHLIDNRNRLEVNTEKPTWFPSFKLKKFGLSNCMLNKDANGVIPGFLKEQHDLTSVQFSHNGMRGNFPNWLLVNNVNLAWFDLIGNSFSGAFDLPSNLILDSMWWFDVSANAIEGELPPWIGSILPSLTHLNLSNNLLKGRIPPSMGFMKLLRILDLSKNGFSGEIPKTLAKDCLSLSTLILSSNKLEGQMLPRYTNLRRLNFLYLDNNRFTGDISPGLLNSSILSVLDVSNNFLSGTLPNWLGDQPLSGLMLSGNLLRGPLPLSLCNLPILERLDLSNNILGPDIPPCANFIILKYLHLANDRLVGHFPEFLYGVSSIVTLDLRYNALSGEIPRWIGSFRNLKVLLLQGNNFEGSIPLDVCLLTNMSMLDLSNNNLSGKIPSCLKDLTFGEYGTSMQYLLSRRWVEFWELHNYKVRFNFTYWYNEGDIFGNMDVLEEVNFMTKRRLESYKGNILKLMLGMDLSQNNFTGFIPPEVGYLSKLLALNLSHNHLTGPIPETFSNLKNVESLDLSYNSLIGPIPPQLLELYFLEDFSVANNNLSGKTLDQKNQFGTFSEASYEGNPFLCGPPLKSCNGSSQEPRTLPTFNHTREDDSWTEAFLWSFAGSYAVAFLGVVLFLYMNSYYRYVLFELVHKLIPSFPRF from the exons ATGGGACATGGAAGCTTGAGGTGcttggaagaagagaggaatgcACTACTCAAGATCAAGGTCGCCTTCAACTACCCGAATGGGTCCTCTTTCCCATCATGGCGTGATGGCGATAGTGACTGTTGTGGTTGGGAAGGCGTCAAGTGTGATGCCACTACTTCACGGATGACTGAACTATATCTGAACG GTTTGTGCCGATTGAGGAAACTTGAAGAGTTGGATATTAGTGATAACGGATTTGGGGGTCTTCTTCCTTCATGCTTGTGCAACATGACGTCACTCCGTGCTCTTGATGTTCGAAATAACAATTTTAGCGGGGCCATTCCTCCATCTCTCCTGTCTAATCTCAAGTCACTTGAATATATTGTGTTTTCTGGAAATGCTTTTGAAGGATCACTTTCGCTTGCTTCCTTGGCTAATAATTCTAACCTTGCGGTATTCCACCTCATCGACAACCGTAATCGTTTGGAAGTAAATACAGAAAAGCCCACTTGGTTTCCTTCATTTAAGCTAAAAAAGTTTGGTTTATCAAACTGTATGCTCAACAAAGATGCAAATGGTGTGATTCCCGGCTTTTTGAAAGAGCAACATGACTTGACCAGTGTTCAATTCAGCCACAATGGAATGAGAggaaattttccaaattggCTATTGGTCAACAATGTAAATCTGGCATGGTTTGATCTCATAGGCAACAGTTTTTCAGGTGCTTTTGACTTGCCTTCCAATTTGATTCTTGATAGCATGTGGTGGTTCGATGTGTCTGCAAATGCTATTGAAGGAGAGCTTCCACCATGGATTGGTTCTATCCTCCCAAGTTTGACACATTTGAACCTGTCAAACAACTTATTAAAAGGTAGAATCCCTCCCTCAATGGGCTTTATGAAACTGCTACGAATATTGGACTTGTCAAAGAATGGCTTCTCGGGAGAGATTCCAAAGACACTTGCTAAAGATTGCTTGTCACTTTCTACATTGATATTGTCAAGCAACAAATTGGAAGGCCAAATGCTCCCGAGGTATACTAACTTGAGAAGGTTAAACTTTTTGTATCTAGACAACAATCGTTTCACAGGGGACATATCACCTGGTTTATTGAATAGCTCCATATTAAGTGTTTTGGATGTAAGTAATAATTTCCTATCTGGAACACTTCCCAATTGGCTTGGAGATCAACCCTTGTCTGGGCTTATGCTCTCGGGCAATTTATTGAGAGGTCCTTTACCATTGAGCTTGTGCAACTTACCAATTCTTGAGCGTTTAGACCTTTCAAATAACATTCTTGGGCCAGATATACCTCCCTGTGCCAACTTTATAATTTTGAAGTACTTGCATTTAGCAAATGACAGGCTTGTTGGGCATTTTCCTGAGTTTCTTTATGGAGTTTCTTCAATTGTCACATTGGATCTTAGATACAATGCATTGTCAGGGGAGATCCCTAGGTGGATTGGTTCTTTTCGGAACTTGAAGGTTCTTCTATTGCaaggaaacaattttgaaggtTCAATCCCTCTAGATGTATGTTTGTTGACAAATATGAGCATGTTGGATCTCTCCAATAATAATCTTTCTGGAAAAATTCCTTCTTGTTTGAAGGATTTGACATTTGGAGAATATGGGACATCAATGCAGTATCTTCTCTCAAGAAGATGGGTAGAGTTTTGGGAACTACACAACTATAAGGTCAGATTCAATTTCACGTATTGGTATAATGAAGGGGACATATTTGGCAATATGGATGTACTAGAAGAAGTAAACTTCATGACAAAGAGGAGGTTGGAATCTTATAAGGGCAACATTCTAAAACTCATGTTGGGAATGGATCTCTCTCAAAACAATTTTACTGGCTTTATTCCCCCAGAGGTTGGTTACTTGAGTAAACTTCTGGCATTGAACCTGTCACATAACCATTTGACAGGACCTATCCCAGAAACTTTTTCCAATTTAAAGAACGTAGAGAGCTTGGACTTGTCCTACAACAGCTTAATTGGTCCCATCCCTCCACAACTCTTAGAGCTCTATTTCTTGGAAGATTTTAGTGTTGCTAACAACAACTTGTCAGGCAAGACACTAGATCAAAAAAACCAGTTTGGAACTTTCAGTGAAGCAAGCTATGAAGGTAACCCTTTTCTTTGTGGACCACCATTAAAAAGCTGTAATGGATCAAGTCAGGAGCCGAGAACACTACCAACCTTTAATCATACTAGGGAGGATGACTCTTGGACAGAAGCCTTCTTGTGGAGTTTTGCAGGATCATATGCGGTGGCATTCCTTGGTGTGGTTCTTTTTCTCTACATGAACTCATACTATCGATATGTACTATTTGAGCTTGTTCATAAGCTTATCCCATCATTTCCCAGATTCTAA